One genomic window of Paraburkholderia acidiphila includes the following:
- a CDS encoding ArsR/SmtB family transcription factor, with product MNSPLAPEALAALRESAEKCCALLKALAHEDRLLLLCQLTEGERNVGELEELVGVHQPSLSQHLGKLRDEGLVDTRREGKYIFYRLASPEVIQVMQTLSSLYCGRLKAQAAQAVQAVQAQGQTA from the coding sequence ATGAACTCACCACTCGCTCCCGAAGCGCTCGCGGCCTTGCGCGAATCCGCCGAAAAGTGCTGCGCGCTGCTCAAGGCGCTGGCCCACGAAGACCGTCTGCTGCTGCTTTGCCAGCTCACCGAAGGCGAGCGCAACGTCGGCGAGCTCGAGGAACTGGTCGGCGTGCATCAGCCAAGCCTTTCGCAGCATCTTGGCAAGCTGCGCGACGAAGGCCTCGTCGATACGCGCCGCGAAGGCAAATACATCTTCTACCGCCTCGCCAGCCCCGAAGTTATCCAGGTCATGCAGACGCTGTCGAGCCTGTATTGCGGGCGCCTCAAGGCACAAGCGGCACAAGCGGTACAAGCGGTACAAGCGCAGGGGCAAACAGCGTGA
- a CDS encoding YeeE/YedE family protein, which yields MRKLSAFACGLLFGIGLLVSGMANPAKVLGFLDLAGNWDPSLAFVMAGATALAAPAFWLARTRTSSLAGAPIQLPTARRIDGRLVGGALLFGAGWGLAGFCPGPALVASGGGQPRAWLFVAAMLAGMAIYAVLERRRRSQANSFSSTQPH from the coding sequence ATGCGAAAACTCAGCGCGTTCGCGTGCGGTCTGCTGTTCGGCATCGGCTTGCTCGTCTCGGGCATGGCCAATCCAGCCAAGGTGCTCGGCTTTCTCGATCTCGCCGGTAACTGGGACCCATCGCTTGCCTTCGTGATGGCGGGCGCCACCGCGCTCGCCGCGCCCGCCTTCTGGCTCGCGCGTACACGAACGTCGAGCCTCGCCGGTGCGCCGATTCAGTTGCCCACGGCGCGGCGCATCGACGGCCGGCTGGTCGGTGGCGCCTTGCTGTTCGGCGCGGGCTGGGGGCTCGCGGGCTTCTGCCCCGGCCCCGCGCTGGTCGCCTCGGGCGGCGGCCAGCCGCGCGCCTGGCTCTTCGTCGCCGCCATGCTCGCGGGCATGGCGATTTATGCGGTGCTGGAGCGGCGCCGCCGCTCGCAAGCCAACTCATTCAGCAGCACTCAACCACACTAA
- a CDS encoding entericidin A/B family lipoprotein: MSRYLAFALALFAVTLAACNTIAGAGEDISKGGQAITNSAEKAK, from the coding sequence ATGAGCCGTTATCTCGCGTTTGCGCTTGCACTGTTCGCCGTGACGCTCGCTGCCTGCAACACCATCGCTGGTGCGGGCGAGGACATTTCGAAGGGCGGCCAAGCCATCACCAATTCGGCTGAAAAGGCCAAGTAA
- a CDS encoding DUF1427 family protein: MKGYLVSFAVGALAGLLYNVLQVKSPAPPTIALVGLLGMLAGENAIGLVRACVAHLAG; encoded by the coding sequence ATGAAGGGGTATCTGGTGTCGTTCGCGGTCGGCGCGCTCGCGGGGCTGCTCTACAACGTGCTGCAGGTGAAATCGCCCGCGCCGCCGACCATCGCGCTCGTCGGGCTGCTCGGCATGCTGGCGGGCGAGAACGCCATCGGCCTCGTGCGCGCGTGTGTCGCGCATCTCGCGGGGTGA
- a CDS encoding acyltransferase family protein, whose translation MVALPLARSGAHGADARQARAPGPVLAPSVSVALDLIRFLLALTVVIGHCTQRYFQYEWPDLTGAAVVAVGGFFVLSGYTIRSFSPPSPSFDLQRFFVDRASRLLSISLPALALTVLLDAYASSASPQWYALCWGSDATQPVLRLLANATLFSQSWGADIVPFSNSPFWSLSYEAGFYAIWAALAYARTRRHSFALPLAVALLFGPNIIAMMMLWLVGVAIYDLFARTLSRRTLLLLAVGSVCAALLLATCYLPFKPVLQSSIEWLFDLVGGNRQRIGASLVFGAVMFCFFMVALLAVLRLYEPRLHVSRRVVRAARRAGEATFPLYLMHFPMLVAATAAHLYNPHSSLQKILLLAALVLAAFVAAPIGARLKNLLRALFNRALTRQTA comes from the coding sequence ATGGTCGCACTTCCCCTCGCCCGCAGCGGCGCGCATGGGGCCGATGCGCGGCAGGCTCGCGCGCCGGGCCCCGTGCTCGCGCCGTCCGTTTCGGTCGCGCTCGACCTGATCCGCTTTCTGCTCGCGCTCACGGTCGTGATCGGCCATTGCACGCAGCGCTACTTCCAGTACGAGTGGCCTGACCTGACCGGGGCGGCCGTGGTGGCGGTCGGGGGCTTCTTTGTGCTGAGCGGCTACACGATCCGCTCGTTTTCTCCGCCCTCGCCTTCGTTCGACCTGCAGCGTTTTTTCGTCGATCGCGCGAGCCGCCTGCTGTCGATCAGCTTGCCCGCACTCGCGCTGACGGTGCTGCTCGACGCGTACGCCTCGAGCGCCTCGCCACAGTGGTATGCGCTGTGCTGGGGCAGCGACGCAACTCAGCCGGTGCTCAGGCTGCTGGCGAACGCCACGCTGTTTTCCCAGTCATGGGGCGCCGACATCGTGCCGTTCTCGAATTCGCCGTTCTGGAGCCTTAGCTACGAAGCGGGCTTCTACGCGATCTGGGCCGCGCTCGCGTATGCACGCACGCGCCGCCATTCCTTCGCCTTGCCGCTTGCCGTCGCCCTTCTGTTCGGCCCGAACATCATCGCGATGATGATGTTGTGGCTGGTAGGGGTCGCCATCTACGATCTGTTCGCCCGCACGCTCTCGCGCCGCACGCTGCTGTTGCTCGCCGTGGGCTCCGTGTGCGCGGCGCTGCTGCTTGCGACATGCTATCTGCCGTTCAAGCCTGTGCTGCAGTCGTCGATCGAGTGGCTCTTCGATCTGGTGGGCGGCAATCGTCAGCGCATTGGCGCGAGCCTCGTGTTCGGCGCCGTGATGTTCTGCTTCTTCATGGTCGCCCTGCTCGCCGTCCTGAGGCTCTACGAGCCGCGTCTGCACGTAAGCCGCCGGGTCGTGCGCGCGGCAAGGCGGGCGGGCGAGGCGACGTTCCCGCTGTACCTCATGCACTTCCCCATGCTCGTCGCCGCGACCGCGGCGCACCTGTACAACCCGCATTCGAGCCTGCAAAAGATCCTGTTGCTTGCCGCGCTCGTGCTGGCCGCCTTTGTGGCCGCACCCATCGGGGCACGTTTGAAGAACCTGCTGCGCGCGCTGTTCAACCGCGCGCTGACACGGCAAACGGCCTGA
- a CDS encoding GtrA family protein, translating to MSSPAAGMTLTRTRLVFWYSVFAAISIGANLGSQSLAFHLYQGTYAVPISVCVGTAVGLVVKYLLDKAWIFRYEHRSVAHGVRTFALYVAMGLGTTLVFWIVEFGADALFHGEAARLTGGALGLVIGYVTKYHLDKRFVFA from the coding sequence ATGAGCAGCCCGGCCGCCGGCATGACGCTCACGCGCACGAGGCTGGTGTTCTGGTACTCGGTGTTCGCAGCCATCTCGATCGGCGCGAATCTCGGCAGCCAGAGCCTGGCGTTTCATCTGTATCAGGGCACGTATGCGGTGCCCATTTCGGTGTGCGTCGGCACCGCGGTCGGCCTCGTCGTGAAGTATCTGCTCGACAAGGCATGGATCTTTCGCTACGAGCACCGCAGCGTCGCGCACGGCGTGCGCACGTTCGCGCTTTACGTCGCGATGGGGCTCGGCACGACACTCGTTTTCTGGATCGTGGAGTTCGGCGCAGACGCGCTCTTTCACGGCGAAGCCGCGCGTCTCACAGGCGGCGCGCTCGGGCTGGTGATCGGCTATGTCACGAAATATCACCTCGACAAGCGCTTCGTGTTTGCCTGA
- a CDS encoding quinone oxidoreductase family protein, translating to MKAIQFKTFGKPEVLEYVDLPTPVPGADSALVQVRAASVNPSDVKNVSGHFEHTVPPRVPGRDFSGVVVAGPAQWLGAEVWGTGGDIGFTRDGTHAEFIEVPVAALALKPAALSHAQAASIGVNFVVAWLGTVDYAHLAEGETIAVIGVSGGVGGAVTQIAKARGARVIGVGREAPPAGSPAARLIDAFVPMDEHTAERVRELTGGAGVDVVYDAVGGVAFELALSLAKRRGRVVEISATGKRRVEFDLIDFYHNETQLLGADSAKLGVVESAPLMRAIAEAFDAGQFEPPVVAAHFALARSREAYEAVAAGTPGRVVIDMA from the coding sequence ATGAAAGCCATCCAGTTCAAGACCTTCGGCAAGCCCGAGGTGCTCGAGTACGTCGATCTGCCCACGCCCGTGCCCGGCGCCGATAGCGCGCTCGTGCAGGTGCGCGCCGCCTCGGTCAACCCGAGCGACGTGAAGAACGTCTCCGGTCATTTCGAGCACACCGTGCCGCCACGCGTGCCGGGCCGCGACTTCAGCGGCGTGGTGGTGGCGGGCCCCGCGCAATGGCTCGGCGCCGAGGTCTGGGGCACGGGCGGCGACATCGGCTTCACGCGCGACGGCACGCACGCCGAGTTCATCGAGGTGCCTGTGGCCGCGCTCGCGCTTAAGCCCGCGGCACTTTCACACGCGCAGGCTGCGTCCATTGGCGTGAACTTCGTCGTGGCTTGGCTTGGCACCGTCGATTACGCGCATCTTGCCGAGGGTGAAACGATCGCTGTGATCGGCGTGTCGGGCGGTGTGGGCGGCGCGGTCACGCAGATCGCCAAGGCGCGCGGCGCGCGCGTGATCGGCGTGGGCCGCGAGGCGCCGCCTGCCGGTTCGCCGGCCGCGCGTCTCATCGACGCCTTCGTGCCCATGGACGAGCACACCGCCGAACGCGTGCGCGAGCTGACGGGCGGCGCAGGCGTGGACGTCGTCTACGACGCCGTCGGGGGCGTGGCGTTCGAACTGGCGCTTTCGCTTGCGAAGCGGCGTGGCCGCGTGGTCGAGATCAGCGCAACGGGCAAGCGGCGCGTGGAGTTCGACCTGATCGACTTCTATCACAACGAAACGCAGCTGCTCGGCGCCGATAGTGCGAAGCTCGGTGTGGTCGAGTCCGCGCCGCTCATGCGCGCGATTGCCGAAGCGTTCGATGCGGGCCAGTTCGAGCCGCCCGTCGTGGCCGCGCACTTCGCGCTTGCGCGCTCGCGCGAAGCCTACGAGGCGGTCGCGGCGGGCACGCCCGGGCGCGTCGTGATCGACATGGCGTGA
- a CDS encoding host attachment protein: MSKTIWIVVANRVTARIFAAESPLGAIDEVETLLHLQGRMLDENLVTDKPGRTTDRVGFGRSATDPDTSQHDHEATVFAAEIATTLAKARNDARYGTLVLAAPPAFLGVLRKAIDAQTRSLVTLELDKDLAALDARALRSRLPERLVRAEA; the protein is encoded by the coding sequence ATGTCGAAAACGATCTGGATTGTCGTCGCCAACCGCGTGACCGCGCGCATTTTCGCCGCAGAAAGCCCGCTGGGCGCCATCGACGAGGTCGAAACGCTGCTGCATCTGCAGGGCCGCATGCTCGATGAGAATCTCGTGACCGACAAACCGGGGCGCACCACCGACCGCGTCGGCTTCGGCCGCAGCGCGACCGATCCCGACACCAGCCAGCACGATCACGAAGCCACCGTGTTCGCGGCGGAGATCGCGACCACGCTCGCGAAGGCCCGCAACGACGCACGCTACGGCACGCTTGTGCTCGCGGCGCCGCCCGCGTTCCTCGGTGTGCTGCGCAAGGCGATCGACGCGCAAACGCGCAGCCTCGTCACGCTCGAACTCGACAAGGATCTCGCGGCGCTCGACGCGCGTGCGCTACGCTCGCGACTGCCTGAGCGGCTCGTGCGGGCCGAGGCGTAA
- a CDS encoding acyltransferase family protein has translation MKSGDADSARNVEAMRGIAAMIVAYFHCRVIAWVGIREYIAGHHSLFSLDTVFAYLTIPFVWGSIGVPIFFVISGYCIHRGHAARLARNPLYRLDAGDFLLRRFIRIYPVLFCALLLTFALDSFSATFWPHNDRIGDIGLGAFAGNLLALQGIAAPTYGSNGALWTLSLEIQFYAIYPLLFAMRRRIGSNWTLAGLVALGAVSYFLLERRGVVVFTSYWASWYLGAWIAEREVQGERVRKSTVAVVAPLMLVLGCAAPIQYVQFQLWAIAFAPFLAWTLHARASRALVMRALEKVGEFSYSLYIVHIPIFVALVSWRSHSIKPVSIFWSMGFFLIALALAYVFHLLVERPAMAVLSKMSARRSAARASLPSQAPLPADGGG, from the coding sequence ATGAAGAGCGGGGACGCCGACAGCGCGCGCAATGTCGAGGCCATGCGCGGCATCGCGGCGATGATCGTCGCGTACTTTCATTGCCGCGTCATCGCATGGGTGGGCATCCGCGAATACATTGCGGGCCACCATTCGCTGTTTTCGCTCGATACGGTGTTCGCATACCTGACGATTCCGTTCGTCTGGGGCTCGATCGGCGTGCCGATTTTCTTCGTGATCAGCGGCTATTGCATTCATCGCGGCCATGCGGCGCGGCTCGCGCGCAATCCGCTTTACCGGCTCGACGCCGGCGACTTCCTGCTGCGGCGATTCATCCGCATCTATCCCGTGCTGTTTTGCGCGCTGCTGCTGACCTTTGCGCTCGACAGCTTCAGCGCGACCTTCTGGCCGCATAACGACCGAATCGGCGATATCGGTCTGGGCGCGTTTGCCGGCAATTTGCTTGCGCTGCAAGGCATCGCCGCGCCGACTTATGGCTCGAACGGCGCGCTCTGGACGCTTTCGCTCGAAATCCAGTTCTATGCGATCTATCCGCTGCTGTTCGCCATGCGGCGGCGCATCGGTTCGAACTGGACGCTCGCGGGCCTCGTCGCGCTGGGTGCGGTCTCGTACTTTCTGCTGGAGCGGCGCGGGGTTGTCGTGTTCACGTCGTACTGGGCGTCGTGGTATCTCGGCGCCTGGATCGCCGAGCGGGAAGTGCAGGGCGAGCGAGTGCGCAAAAGTACGGTCGCCGTCGTTGCGCCGCTCATGCTCGTGCTGGGCTGCGCCGCGCCGATACAGTACGTGCAGTTCCAGCTCTGGGCGATTGCATTCGCGCCGTTTCTCGCGTGGACGCTGCACGCGCGCGCGAGTCGGGCCCTTGTCATGCGGGCGCTCGAAAAAGTCGGCGAATTCAGCTATTCGCTCTATATCGTGCATATCCCGATCTTCGTTGCCCTGGTCTCCTGGCGCTCCCATTCGATCAAGCCGGTCAGCATCTTCTGGTCGATGGGCTTCTTCCTCATCGCGCTCGCGCTTGCGTACGTGTTCCACCTGCTCGTGGAGCGCCCGGCAATGGCCGTGCTGAGCAAAATGTCCGCACGGCGCAGCGCTGCGCGTGCGAGCCTGCCTTCGCAGGCGCCGTTGCCCGCGGATGGGGGCGGTTAA
- a CDS encoding YeeE/YedE family protein, whose translation MSLDLAHFTPFASFAGGLMIGAAAALFVLVNGRIAGISGLLGGLLPGSGAERGVNAAFVAGLVAAPLLWRLRAALPAMQIDASALTLVVAGLLVGVGTRYGSGCTSGHGVCGIARGSRRSFVATGAFMAAGFATVFAVRHLIGG comes from the coding sequence GTGAGCCTCGACCTCGCCCACTTCACGCCCTTCGCCTCGTTCGCGGGCGGCCTGATGATCGGCGCGGCCGCCGCGCTCTTCGTGCTCGTGAACGGCCGCATCGCCGGCATCAGCGGCTTGCTGGGCGGCTTGTTGCCAGGCTCGGGAGCCGAGCGCGGCGTGAATGCGGCGTTCGTCGCCGGGCTCGTCGCCGCCCCGCTGCTGTGGCGGCTGCGCGCGGCGCTGCCGGCCATGCAGATCGACGCCTCCGCGCTCACGCTCGTCGTGGCGGGCCTGCTGGTCGGCGTCGGCACGCGTTACGGCTCGGGCTGCACGAGCGGCCACGGCGTGTGCGGGATCGCGCGCGGCTCGCGGCGCTCGTTCGTCGCCACCGGCGCGTTCATGGCGGCGGGCTTCGCCACCGTGTTCGCCGTCCGTCACCTGATCGGAGGCTGA
- a CDS encoding UbiA family prenyltransferase: MATPAANSVPLCVDLDGTLTRTDLLFEAFFVLFKQNPLSIFLCIAWALRGRAYLKEQIAQRVNIDVGVLPYNTELLAWLRSERSGGRDLYLCTATNQRLASQIAAHVGLFTGVLASTASNNLLGKNKAQALVEQFGDHGFDYCGDARADVPVWQKARQAIVVGDKHIAAVARKANATTIFFEEKRRLIPLVLKEMRVHQWVKNVLIFVPLLTAHRYTDLHALTAACIAFASFSLLASSVYLLNDMLDLDADRRHARKRSRPFASGRLTLKFGIVLTIALLGAGAGLAVLLPWKFGAVLAAYFVATVAYSFALKRMTLVDVFTLACLYTVRVIAGGTATGIPLSYWLILFCVPIFLSLAMVKRYVELDTILREGKTEAAGRGYITQDISILRSFGTASAYLAVLVLALYMNTPEMRQLYQHPQALWATFALTLYWVSRIWMCAFRGNMHDDPIVFAFKDRASLAVMALCGLSMLLAT; this comes from the coding sequence ATGGCCACACCCGCAGCTAACTCCGTTCCGCTTTGCGTGGATCTGGACGGTACGCTCACGCGCACCGACTTGCTGTTCGAAGCCTTCTTCGTCCTGTTCAAGCAAAACCCGCTTTCCATCTTCCTGTGCATCGCGTGGGCGCTGCGCGGGCGCGCTTATCTGAAAGAGCAGATCGCTCAGCGCGTGAACATCGACGTGGGCGTGCTGCCCTACAACACCGAACTGCTCGCGTGGCTGCGCAGCGAGCGCTCGGGCGGACGCGACCTGTATCTGTGCACGGCCACCAACCAGCGCCTCGCTTCGCAGATCGCCGCGCACGTAGGCCTCTTCACGGGCGTGCTCGCGAGCACGGCCAGCAACAACCTGCTCGGCAAGAACAAGGCACAGGCGCTCGTCGAGCAGTTCGGCGACCATGGCTTCGACTATTGCGGCGACGCGCGGGCCGACGTGCCCGTCTGGCAAAAGGCGCGGCAAGCGATCGTGGTGGGCGACAAGCACATTGCCGCCGTGGCGCGCAAGGCGAACGCCACCACCATCTTTTTCGAAGAGAAACGCCGGCTCATTCCGCTCGTGCTCAAGGAAATGCGCGTGCATCAGTGGGTGAAGAACGTCCTGATCTTCGTGCCGCTCCTGACCGCCCACCGCTACACCGACCTGCATGCGCTCACTGCCGCCTGCATCGCGTTCGCATCGTTCAGCCTGCTCGCGTCGTCGGTGTATCTGCTCAACGACATGCTCGATCTCGACGCCGATCGCCGCCACGCGCGCAAGCGCAGCCGGCCGTTCGCCTCGGGGCGGCTCACGCTCAAGTTCGGCATCGTGCTGACCATCGCGCTGCTCGGCGCCGGGGCGGGGCTCGCCGTACTGCTGCCATGGAAATTCGGCGCGGTGCTGGCCGCCTACTTCGTGGCCACGGTCGCCTACTCGTTCGCACTCAAACGCATGACGCTCGTCGACGTTTTCACGCTCGCGTGTCTCTATACCGTGCGCGTGATCGCCGGCGGCACGGCGACCGGCATTCCGCTTTCGTACTGGCTGATCCTGTTCTGCGTGCCGATCTTCCTCTCGCTCGCGATGGTCAAACGCTATGTCGAACTCGACACCATCCTGCGCGAAGGCAAGACCGAAGCGGCCGGCCGCGGCTACATCACACAGGACATCTCGATCCTGCGCTCGTTCGGCACGGCTTCCGCCTACCTGGCCGTGCTCGTACTCGCGCTTTATATGAATACGCCCGAAATGCGGCAGTTGTACCAGCACCCGCAGGCGCTGTGGGCGACCTTCGCTCTCACGCTTTACTGGGTGAGCCGTATCTGGATGTGCGCGTTTCGTGGCAACATGCACGACGATCCGATCGTCTTTGCGTTCAAGGACCGTGCGAGCCTCGCCGTGATGGCGCTTTGCGGGCTCAGCATGCTGCTGGCGACGTGA
- a CDS encoding MBL fold metallo-hydrolase, translated as MSNPDQLHTPDPKVEPFFDPVTATVTYVVHAGRGTACAIVDPVLDYDPKSGRTSTESAERVVAFVREYGLRVEWLLETHAHADHLSAAPYLKAELGGRIAIGEHIRAVQGVFRAVFNLGETLSPDGSQFDMLFRDGETFQVGALMARALHVPGHTPADLAYQIGNAVFVGDTLFMPDVGSARCDFPGGDAHTLYRSARKLLDLPGDTRLFMCHDYPPASRGPRFETTVSAQRSGNIHLNETVSEEAFVQMRTARDRTLAMPNLILPSIQVNIRAGRMPEPEANGVRYLKIPIDAL; from the coding sequence ATGTCCAATCCAGACCAGCTACACACACCCGATCCCAAAGTCGAGCCGTTTTTCGACCCCGTCACGGCCACGGTCACCTACGTCGTGCACGCCGGGCGCGGCACGGCCTGCGCGATCGTCGACCCGGTGCTCGATTACGATCCCAAATCGGGTCGCACCTCCACGGAATCGGCCGAGCGCGTGGTCGCGTTCGTGCGCGAATACGGGCTTCGCGTCGAGTGGCTGCTGGAAACGCACGCGCACGCCGATCATCTGTCGGCGGCGCCGTATCTGAAGGCTGAGTTGGGCGGCCGCATTGCGATTGGCGAGCATATTCGCGCCGTGCAGGGCGTGTTTCGCGCCGTGTTCAATCTGGGCGAGACGCTGAGCCCGGACGGCAGTCAGTTCGACATGCTGTTTCGCGATGGCGAGACGTTCCAGGTCGGCGCTTTGATGGCACGCGCGCTGCACGTGCCAGGCCACACGCCGGCCGACCTCGCTTACCAGATCGGCAACGCCGTGTTCGTGGGCGACACGCTCTTCATGCCCGACGTGGGTTCGGCGCGCTGCGACTTCCCGGGCGGCGACGCGCACACGCTCTATCGCTCGGCGCGCAAGCTGCTCGACCTGCCGGGCGACACGCGCCTTTTCATGTGCCACGACTATCCGCCCGCTTCGCGCGGTCCACGTTTCGAGACCACGGTGAGCGCACAGCGCAGCGGCAATATCCATTTGAACGAGACCGTGAGCGAAGAGGCGTTCGTGCAGATGCGCACCGCGCGCGACCGCACGCTCGCCATGCCGAACCTGATCCTGCCGTCGATCCAGGTGAACATCCGCGCGGGCCGTATGCCGGAGCCCGAAGCCAACGGCGTGCGGTATCTGAAGATTCCGATCGACGCGCTCTGA
- a CDS encoding MraY family glycosyltransferase yields the protein MLSFALGFLVSLLVTLLIVRYAHLHERFSVDSDLAGVQKFHVRPVPRIGGTGILAGLIVAAAQLHGAYPAVSGGILGIVACGLPAFASGLIEDLTKRVSPLARLLCTMAAAALAFWFLGIAVTRISVPPLDFLLSYAAISFVITVLAVAALANAINIIDGFNGLASMVAFMMFASLAYVAFQVHDPVVLSASFIMMGAVLGFFMWNFPAGLIFLGDGGAYFIGFMLAELSILLVMRNRDVSAWYPVLLFMYPIFETCFSIYRKKFVRGMSPGIPDGVHLHMLVYKRLMRWVVGARNARELTRRNSLTSPYLWLLCLIAVIPATLFWRHTVHLFCFVVLFALTYVWLYVSIVRFRSPKWLVVRKTRRR from the coding sequence ATGCTCAGTTTTGCCCTCGGCTTTCTCGTTTCACTGCTGGTCACGCTGCTGATCGTGCGTTACGCGCATCTGCATGAAAGGTTCTCCGTCGACTCCGACCTCGCGGGCGTGCAGAAATTTCACGTGCGGCCTGTGCCTCGCATCGGCGGAACGGGCATCCTCGCCGGGCTCATCGTGGCCGCCGCGCAGTTGCACGGCGCGTATCCGGCCGTCTCCGGCGGCATACTCGGCATCGTCGCGTGCGGGTTGCCCGCGTTCGCCTCGGGACTGATCGAAGACCTCACCAAGCGCGTCTCGCCACTTGCTCGCCTCCTCTGCACGATGGCCGCCGCCGCGCTCGCGTTCTGGTTCCTCGGCATCGCGGTCACGCGCATCAGCGTGCCGCCGCTCGACTTCCTGCTGTCCTACGCGGCAATTTCGTTCGTCATCACCGTGCTCGCAGTCGCGGCGCTCGCCAACGCGATCAACATCATCGACGGCTTCAACGGCCTCGCCTCGATGGTCGCGTTCATGATGTTCGCCTCGCTCGCCTACGTGGCGTTCCAGGTGCACGACCCCGTCGTGCTCTCCGCGTCGTTCATCATGATGGGCGCGGTGCTCGGCTTCTTCATGTGGAATTTCCCGGCGGGCCTGATCTTCCTCGGCGACGGCGGCGCGTATTTCATCGGCTTCATGCTCGCCGAGCTGTCGATCCTGCTCGTCATGCGCAACCGCGACGTGTCGGCCTGGTATCCGGTGCTGCTCTTCATGTATCCGATCTTCGAGACCTGCTTCTCGATCTACCGGAAGAAGTTCGTGCGCGGCATGTCGCCCGGCATTCCAGACGGCGTGCACCTGCACATGCTCGTCTACAAGCGCCTCATGCGCTGGGTCGTGGGCGCGCGCAACGCCCGCGAACTCACGCGGCGCAATTCGCTCACTTCGCCGTACCTGTGGCTGCTCTGCCTGATCGCCGTGATTCCGGCCACGCTGTTCTGGCGCCACACGGTGCATCTGTTCTGCTTCGTCGTGCTGTTCGCGCTTACCTACGTGTGGCTCTACGTGAGCATCGTGCGCTTTCGCTCGCCGAAGTGGCTCGTCGTGCGCAAGACGCGCAGGCGCTGA
- a CDS encoding pyridoxamine 5'-phosphate oxidase family protein, which produces MTSNASNASNADRVHRYPSDVAFSPTVKAMQERLGSRELYARVERDHAWGVALTPEIQAFIGAQTSVFLGTANTEGQPYIQHRGGPAGFLHVVDEHTIAFADFIGNQQYITLGNLADNPKAHLFVIDYARRRRVKIWGRARVVDAAQDAALLAQLMPPGYKARAERVIVFTVNAWDMNCPQHIPQRFEAADVKSALEQREARIRELEEAAAQREARVRELEAENARLREGAAA; this is translated from the coding sequence ATGACCTCGAACGCCTCGAACGCCTCGAACGCCGATCGCGTCCACCGTTATCCGAGCGACGTGGCGTTTTCGCCGACGGTCAAGGCGATGCAGGAGCGCCTCGGTTCCCGCGAGCTGTATGCGCGCGTGGAGCGCGACCATGCCTGGGGCGTGGCGCTCACGCCCGAGATTCAGGCGTTCATCGGCGCGCAAACGAGCGTGTTCCTCGGCACCGCGAATACCGAAGGGCAGCCGTACATCCAGCATCGCGGCGGCCCGGCGGGCTTTCTGCACGTGGTGGACGAGCACACCATCGCGTTCGCCGATTTCATCGGCAATCAGCAGTACATCACGCTCGGCAATCTCGCCGACAACCCGAAGGCGCATTTATTCGTGATCGACTATGCGCGGCGGCGTCGCGTGAAGATCTGGGGCCGCGCGCGGGTCGTCGATGCGGCGCAGGATGCGGCGCTGCTAGCGCAGTTGATGCCTCCGGGCTACAAGGCGCGCGCGGAGCGGGTGATCGTCTTCACCGTGAACGCGTGGGACATGAACTGCCCGCAGCATATTCCGCAGCGCTTCGAGGCGGCGGACGTGAAGTCGGCGTTAGAGCAGCGCGAGGCGCGCATTCGCGAACTGGAAGAGGCCGCGGCGCAACGCGAGGCGCGCGTGCGCGAGCTGGAGGCCGAAAATGCGCGCCTGCGCGAAGGCGCCGCGGCGTGA